A part of Longimicrobium sp. genomic DNA contains:
- the trpE gene encoding anthranilate synthase component I, with protein MPLSPTFDEFRAHAREATLVPVSLDFLFDTETAVSAYHKLARPPFGFLLESVVGGETWARYTFLGTQPRGAWKLTGDRIHRWTPARGWEDTGPSDDPLGDFDRLLRAHVPAQVPGLPRFWGGAVGFFGYDTVRLIERLPAAPEGDLGLPDALFMLTGTVVAVDNLFGRAHAIAAVETAGADDEELRRRYDEAAGEVLDIVMRLREGRGPEPLTLSPPAAADPEFESTMTRAEYEDGVRRVQEYIRAGDAFQVVLSQRLTVPLAVPAFDLYRALRTLNPSPYLFYLELDGFQLVGSSPETMVRLEDGRVTVRPIAGTRRRGLDAAEDATLSAELLADSKEQAEHLMLLDLGRNDVGRVARYGTVRVPARMAVERYSHVLHLVSTVEGDLRPGLSAVDVFRASFPAGTVSGAPKVRAMEIIDELERSRRGPYAGAAGYFAYGGHAMDTAIAIRTVVAQGGRAHVQAGAGLVADSDPASEYEETLNKARALLRAIQTTGG; from the coding sequence TCGATGAATTCCGCGCGCACGCACGCGAGGCCACCCTCGTGCCCGTGTCGCTCGACTTCCTGTTCGACACGGAGACGGCGGTCTCGGCGTACCACAAGCTCGCGCGGCCGCCGTTCGGGTTCCTGCTGGAGTCGGTGGTGGGGGGCGAGACGTGGGCGCGCTACACCTTTCTGGGGACACAGCCGCGCGGCGCGTGGAAGCTGACCGGCGACCGCATCCACCGCTGGACACCCGCCAGGGGGTGGGAAGACACCGGCCCATCCGACGATCCGCTCGGCGACTTCGACCGCCTGCTGCGCGCGCACGTGCCCGCGCAGGTGCCGGGGCTGCCGCGCTTCTGGGGCGGAGCGGTGGGCTTCTTCGGCTACGACACGGTGCGGCTGATCGAGCGCCTCCCCGCCGCGCCCGAAGGCGACCTGGGGCTCCCGGACGCCCTCTTCATGCTGACCGGCACCGTGGTGGCGGTGGACAACCTCTTCGGCCGCGCGCACGCCATCGCCGCGGTGGAGACGGCGGGGGCGGACGACGAGGAGCTGCGCCGCCGCTACGACGAGGCCGCGGGCGAGGTGCTCGACATCGTCATGCGCCTGCGCGAGGGGCGCGGGCCCGAGCCGCTCACCCTGTCCCCGCCCGCCGCCGCGGACCCTGAGTTCGAGAGCACCATGACGCGCGCCGAGTACGAGGACGGCGTGCGCCGCGTGCAGGAGTACATCCGCGCCGGCGATGCTTTCCAGGTAGTTCTCTCGCAGCGGCTCACGGTGCCGCTCGCCGTGCCGGCATTTGACCTGTACCGCGCGCTGCGAACCCTCAACCCCTCGCCCTACCTCTTCTACCTGGAGCTGGACGGGTTTCAGCTCGTGGGCTCGTCGCCGGAGACGATGGTGAGGCTGGAGGATGGGCGCGTGACGGTGCGGCCCATCGCCGGCACCCGCCGCCGCGGCCTCGATGCGGCCGAGGACGCAACGCTGTCCGCGGAGCTGCTGGCGGACAGCAAGGAGCAGGCGGAGCACCTGATGCTCCTGGACCTGGGGCGCAACGACGTGGGGCGCGTCGCCCGCTACGGCACCGTGCGCGTGCCGGCGCGCATGGCGGTGGAGCGGTACTCGCACGTCCTCCACCTGGTCTCCACCGTGGAGGGAGATCTGCGCCCGGGGCTCAGCGCGGTGGACGTCTTCCGCGCCTCCTTCCCGGCCGGAACCGTGAGCGGCGCTCCCAAGGTGCGTGCCATGGAGATCATCGACGAGCTGGAGCGGTCGCGGCGCGGGCCGTACGCGGGGGCGGCCGGCTACTTCGCCTATGGCGGGCACGCCATGGACACCGCCATCGCCATCCGCACCGTGGTGGCGCAGGGCGGGCGCGCGCACGTTCAGGCCGGCGCCGGGCTTGTGGCCGACAGCGACCCCGCCTCGGAGTACGAGGAGACGCTCAACAAGGCTCGCGCCCTCCTGCGCGCCATCCAGACTACGGGAGGATGA